From Deltaproteobacteria bacterium, a single genomic window includes:
- a CDS encoding chloride channel protein: protein MAEPPSRGPFTLDALRDLLRTPSTVLASWQDVDLQQMWRLLLQSLLVGALAGCFATLFFVAIEWAHWFALDELARLPLPRAGGEAHVTPEAAAGATRWWLVAVLPAAGALVAGLLVHYLAPAAAGPGGDAYIATFHSRTGQMQKRIPVVKAIASALTLGTGGAAGREGPTLQVSAGMGSLLARWLKLGPRERRILLVAGAAAGIGAMFRTPLGAALFAVEVLYRDDFESDALIPAIIASVTGYSIVVLAFGSGHVFATEHRYAFDPRALPLYGAMAVGLCFVGALFTSLLHAAETRMFAKLPVPGWARPAIGGLLLGLLALWMPQALGAGYGLAQHAITGVDGDPQGQRLWLVLFGLAALKMVAVSLTIGSGGAGGDMGPSLVIGALVGGGFGVLFHQLAPSVVPQPGAFALVGMAAFFGGIANVPISSLFMVCELAGSYDLLVPLMLAEAIAYAALRRVTLYRSQVRSRIESPAHRDAAVANLLRSIRAGDVIDRGAMLPEVAPGAHVDDVLRAMAEGDAPAVLVARPDGSRGIVSLDALRAALLVEAHPYVIADDVAVPVPRVRETDDLYTALRAFRTTGAAALPVCAADSDAVVGILRHDALDRALDRAVAARLDTEPVADREA from the coding sequence GTGGCCGAGCCACCCTCACGCGGTCCCTTCACGCTCGACGCGCTGCGCGACCTGCTTCGCACGCCGTCGACCGTGCTCGCGTCGTGGCAGGACGTCGACCTGCAACAGATGTGGCGGCTGCTGCTGCAGTCGCTGCTCGTCGGGGCGCTCGCCGGCTGTTTCGCCACGCTGTTCTTCGTCGCGATCGAGTGGGCGCACTGGTTCGCACTGGACGAACTGGCGCGGCTGCCGCTGCCCCGCGCGGGGGGCGAAGCCCACGTCACGCCGGAGGCGGCGGCGGGCGCGACGCGCTGGTGGCTCGTCGCCGTGCTGCCGGCGGCCGGCGCGCTGGTGGCGGGCCTGCTCGTCCACTACCTGGCGCCCGCGGCGGCCGGCCCCGGAGGCGACGCCTACATCGCGACGTTTCACTCGCGGACCGGGCAGATGCAAAAGCGCATCCCGGTCGTCAAGGCGATCGCGTCGGCGCTCACCCTCGGCACCGGCGGCGCGGCGGGTCGCGAGGGGCCGACGCTGCAGGTGTCGGCGGGTATGGGCTCGCTGTTGGCGCGCTGGCTCAAGCTCGGGCCGCGCGAGCGCCGCATCTTGCTGGTCGCCGGCGCGGCGGCCGGCATCGGCGCGATGTTCCGCACGCCCCTTGGCGCCGCGCTGTTCGCGGTCGAAGTGCTCTACCGCGACGACTTCGAGAGCGACGCGCTGATCCCGGCGATCATCGCGTCGGTCACCGGCTACTCGATCGTCGTGCTCGCGTTCGGCAGCGGCCACGTGTTCGCCACCGAACACCGCTACGCGTTCGACCCCCGCGCGCTGCCACTTTACGGGGCGATGGCCGTCGGCCTGTGCTTCGTCGGCGCGCTGTTCACCAGCCTGCTGCACGCCGCCGAGACGCGCATGTTCGCCAAGCTGCCCGTGCCGGGCTGGGCGCGGCCGGCGATCGGCGGGCTGCTGCTCGGGTTGCTCGCGCTGTGGATGCCGCAGGCGCTCGGCGCCGGCTACGGCCTGGCCCAGCACGCGATCACCGGCGTCGACGGCGACCCGCAGGGCCAGCGCCTCTGGCTCGTCCTGTTCGGCCTCGCCGCGCTCAAGATGGTCGCGGTGTCGCTCACGATCGGCTCGGGCGGAGCCGGCGGCGACATGGGCCCGTCGCTGGTCATCGGCGCGCTCGTCGGCGGCGGCTTCGGCGTCCTGTTTCACCAGCTCGCCCCGAGCGTCGTGCCGCAGCCCGGGGCGTTCGCGCTCGTCGGCATGGCCGCGTTCTTCGGCGGCATCGCCAACGTGCCGATCAGCTCGCTGTTCATGGTGTGCGAGCTTGCCGGCAGCTACGACCTGCTCGTACCGCTGATGCTCGCCGAGGCGATCGCGTATGCGGCGCTGCGGCGGGTGACGCTCTACCGCAGCCAGGTCCGCAGCCGCATCGAGTCGCCCGCCCACCGCGACGCGGCGGTCGCCAACCTGCTGCGGTCGATCCGCGCCGGCGACGTAATCGACCGCGGCGCGATGCTGCCCGAGGTGGCGCCCGGGGCCCACGTCGACGACGTGCTGCGCGCCATGGCGGAGGGCGACGCACCGGCGGTGCTCGTCGCGCGGCCGGACGGCAGCCGCGGGATCGTCTCGCTCGACGCGCTGCGCGCCGCGCTGCTGGTCGAGGCCCACCCGTACGTGATCGCGGACGACGTGGCCGTGCCGGTGCCGCGCGTGCGCGAGACCGACGACCTGTACACCGCGCTGCGCGCGTTCCGCACCACCGGCGCCGCGGCGCTGCCCGTGTGCGCCGCCGACTCGGACGCCGTCGTCGGCATCCTCCGCCACGACGCGCTCGATCGCGCGCTCGACCGCGCGGTCGCCGCGCGGCTCGATACCGAGCCGGTGGCGGACCGGGAGGCGTAG